The genomic stretch CCATGACAGGTAGCTCCTACGCTTGCTGATGGAAATTGTCTTTGTCTTAGTGATTATGCCGCGGCAACGCCCGACGCTGCTGCAACGATGTCGTCTGCGATCGACTGAGGTACTTCTTCATAGTGGTCGAACTGCATTGAGAACAATGCCCGACCCTGCGTAAGCGACCGCATATCTGTTGAGTAGCCAAACATGGCCGAGAGCGGCACGAGCGACTTGATCACCTGCGCATCGCTTCGCTGTCCCATGCTCTGAATCCGGCCGCGGCGGCTGTTCAGGTCACCGATAACGTCGCCCATGTACTCCTCGGGCGTCACTACTTCGACCTCCATGATCGGCTCCATGATGACGGGTTTCGCTTTGCGGGCCGCGTCGCGGAATGCCATTCGGCCTGCAATCTCAAACGCCATCTGGTCGGAGTCGACGTTGTGGAACTTGCCGTCGTATAGCCTCGCCTTGACGCCCTCGAGCGGATAGCCCGCGAGGGGGCCCTGGCTCATGGCGGACCGAAGGCCTTTCTCGACCGACGGAATGAACTCGCGAGGAATGGCACCACCACGAATCTCGTCGACGAACTCAAGTCCGACGCCTGACTCGCTGGGGCCGATCTCGATGTACACCTCCGCAAACTGACCGCGGCCACCGGTCTGCTTCTTATGCGTGTAGTGCTCGTCGACCGTTCCACGAATCGCTTCGCGGTACGCCACCTGGGGCTTGCCAACGTTCGCTTCGACCTTAAACTCTCGTTTCAGCCTGTCGACGATGATCTCGAGGTGCAGTTCACCCATCCCGGCAATAATCGTCTGCCCGGTCTCGTCATCGGTGGACACGCGGAATGTTGGGTCTTCCTCGGCCAGCTTCTGCAGTCCTACGCCGAGCTTATCGCTATCGGCCTTGGTCTTGGGCTCAATCGCGATACGGATTACCGGCTCCGGGAAGTCCATCTTCTCCAGAACGATAGGCTTACTCACATCTGACAGCGTGTCGCCGGTACGGACGTTCTTGAGTCCAACTGCGGCCGCAATATCTCCAGCAAACACCTCGTCTACGTCTTCTCGCGAATTCGCATGCATGAAGAGAATGCGCCCGACGCGTTCTTTCTTCTCGATCGAGGCGTTAAACACCTGTTGTCCTTTCTTAAGCGTACCGCTGTACACCCGGAAGAACGTCAACTTTCCGACGTAAGGATCAGTGGCAATCTTGAACGCGATTGCACTAAACGGTGCGCTCGGATCTGCCTCCCGGATCTGCTCCTTGTCCATTCGTGGAGCGCTTCCCGTTACCGCCGGCACGTCCTTGGGACTCGGCAGGTAGTCGATCACACCGTCGAGAAGTCGCTGAACGCCCTTGTTCTTAAAGGCGGACCCGCAGAATACAGGCGTGATGTCAAGACTGAGGGTGGCCGCACGAACTGTGGCCTTGAGCTCCTCCGCCGTAATGTCCTCGCCCTCGAGATACTTCATCAGAAGGGCGTCATTGTGCTCGGCGACCGCCTCCAGCAAATTGATTCGCCAGTGGCGGGTTTCCTTCACAAGGTCGGCTGGCACGTCGATCTCGTCCCAGCTGATTCCCTGCTTGTCGTCGTGCCAGACAATCGCCTTGTTCGTGATCAGGTCGATCACACCGCGGAACATGTCACCCTCGCCGATCGGAATCTGAACGGGGACGGCATTCGCTTTCAGGCGGTCCTTCATCATCTGAACGGCGCCGGCAAAGTCGGCCCCGGTGCGATCCATCTTGTTGACGAAGGCAATGCGCGGGACGCGGTACTTGTCGGCCTGGCGCCACACGGTTTCGGACTGCGGCTCAACGCCGCCCACCGAGCAAAACAGCGCGACAGCGCCGTCGAGAACCCGCAGCGAACGCTCGACTTCTACCGTGAAGTCGACGTGCCCGGGTGTATCGATGATATTTATGCGAGCATCCTTCCAGAAGCACGTGGTCGCGGCACTTGTAATCGTAATGCCGCGCTCCTTTTCCTGCTCCATCCAGTCCATGGTGGCGCCGCCTTCATGCACCTCTCCCATTCGGTGCAGGCGGCCCGTGTAAAACAGGATGCGCTCCGTCGTCGTCGTCTTCCCGGCATCAATGTGGGCCATGATGCCGATGTTGCGCGTATTCTCCAGTGGTAATTTCTTCTCCGACATAACTCTATCCGTCTATCTGTCGAGCACCTAGAAGCGGAAGTGCGCGAACGCCTTGTTGGCCTCCGCCATC from Rhodothermales bacterium encodes the following:
- the fusA gene encoding elongation factor G; amino-acid sequence: MSEKKLPLENTRNIGIMAHIDAGKTTTTERILFYTGRLHRMGEVHEGGATMDWMEQEKERGITITSAATTCFWKDARINIIDTPGHVDFTVEVERSLRVLDGAVALFCSVGGVEPQSETVWRQADKYRVPRIAFVNKMDRTGADFAGAVQMMKDRLKANAVPVQIPIGEGDMFRGVIDLITNKAIVWHDDKQGISWDEIDVPADLVKETRHWRINLLEAVAEHNDALLMKYLEGEDITAEELKATVRAATLSLDITPVFCGSAFKNKGVQRLLDGVIDYLPSPKDVPAVTGSAPRMDKEQIREADPSAPFSAIAFKIATDPYVGKLTFFRVYSGTLKKGQQVFNASIEKKERVGRILFMHANSREDVDEVFAGDIAAAVGLKNVRTGDTLSDVSKPIVLEKMDFPEPVIRIAIEPKTKADSDKLGVGLQKLAEEDPTFRVSTDDETGQTIIAGMGELHLEIIVDRLKREFKVEANVGKPQVAYREAIRGTVDEHYTHKKQTGGRGQFAEVYIEIGPSESGVGLEFVDEIRGGAIPREFIPSVEKGLRSAMSQGPLAGYPLEGVKARLYDGKFHNVDSDQMAFEIAGRMAFRDAARKAKPVIMEPIMEVEVVTPEEYMGDVIGDLNSRRGRIQSMGQRSDAQVIKSLVPLSAMFGYSTDMRSLTQGRALFSMQFDHYEEVPQSIADDIVAAASGVAAA